ACCACTTCAATTCCGTTTTGTTTAAAATCACGACAATCAATAATCATTTCGTGAGCTGCTCTATTCATTTCGCCAGAATACAACGTGTTGTAGTTTCCGTGCAAACGCTCTTTAATATAGTTGGCATTTAAAATAGCGTTTTTAGTAGAATCTGTTAATCCTTTTGCGCCTAACATTGTAATATATCCGTAAGAAATTAAACACACTAAGGCAGAACCCCAAGGAGCTGCAGAAACGGCAGTAATCGCATTTTCTCCTCCAGTAGCAACTACTGGGTTTGTTGGTAAAAACGGCACTAATTGTGGCGCAACACAGATTGGTCCTACACCAGGTCCACCACCACCATGTGGAATTGCAAATGTTTTATGTAAGTTTAAGTGACAAACATCTGCACCAATAGTTGCCGGATTTGTTAATCCAACTTGTGCATTCATATTTGCACCATCCATATAAACTTGTCCGCCGTTATTATGAATAATTTGTGTGATTTCTTTAATAGCTCTTTCGTACACTCCATGAGTAGAAGGGTAGGTAACCATTAAAGCAGCCAAATTATCTTTATGTAAAATTGCTTTAGCTCGTAAATCTTCTACATCAATATTACCTTTTTCATCGGTTTTGGTAACGACTACTTTCATACCAGCCATTACTGCAGAAGCAGGATTTGTACCGTGTGCAGAAGCAGGAATTAAACAGATGTTTCTGTGAGAATCTCCATTTGCTTGATGAAAAGCTCTAATTGTCATTAAGCCTGTAAATTCTCCTTGTGCACCCGAGTTTGGTTGTAAAGAAGTGCCAGCAAAACCCGTAATAACATTTAATTGATGTTCTAATCTTTTTAAAACTTGTTGATATCCTTCAGCTTGATTTAATGGCACAAAAGGATGAATATTTCCCCATTGAGGGTTGCTTAAAGGCAGCATTTCTGAAGCTGCATTTAGCTTCATAGTACAAGATCCTAAAGAAATCATAGAATGATTTAATGATAAATCTTTACGCTCTAATTTTTTAATATAACGCATCATATCTGTTTCAGATTGATACGTGTTAAATACATCGTTTTCTAAAAACGGTGTGTTTCTAATTAAGCTTTCTGGTATAACTTCAAAATCTGCATTAAAAGATTCTTGAGTTAAAATTTGATGAAAGTCGCCTACACTTTCTGCTTCCGAAGAAACAGGTTTCTTTTTAAGTTGTCCAAAAATAGTAAACAACGTCATTAAGTCTTTTTGTGTAGTTGCTTCATTTATAGAGATAGAAATGTGTTTTTCATCTACATAATTAAAGTTTACTTTAAAAGATTCTGCAATCGATTTTAATTTAATACAATCGATTTCTACTAATAAGGTGTCAAAATAAGAGGTGTTTAATTGGTTAAAACCTGCTTTTTCTAAATAATCTGCAACTAATTTTGTTTTGTTGTGTACAGAATCCGCAATAAATTGCAATCCTTTTTGACCATGATATACAGCATACATACCAGCCATAACAGCCAATAAAACCTGGGCAGTACAAATATTAGAAGTCGCTTTTTCTCTTTTAATATGTTGCTCTCTTGTTTGCAATGCCATACGCAAAGCACGCTCTCCGTTTTTGTCTTTAGAAACCCCTATAATACGTCCAGGAATACTTCTTTTATAACAGTCTTTTGTAGCAAAATAACCAGCATGAGGACCTCCGTAACCTAACGGAATACCAAAACGTTGTGTAGTTCCTACTACAACATCAACACCAAATGCTGCAGGCGCTTTTAATTTTACAAGTGATAAAATATCAGCAGCAACCGCTACTTTAATATTGTTTTCATTTGCTTTAGCAACAAACTGTTCATAATCATAAACCTGACCATGTTTTCCTGGGTATTGTAAGATTGCTCCAAAAAATTCATCAGAAAAATCAAACTCTTCATGGTTACCAATTACTAATTCAATACCAATAGGAGTAGAACGAGTTTGTAAAACAGAGATGGTTTGTGGTAAAATTTCTTCAGAAACAAAAAATTTGTTTACACCCGCTTTCTTTTGTGCTCTTTCTCTAATATCATACAATAAAGCCATTGCTTCTGCAGCAGCCGTACTTTCATCTAATAAAGATGCGTTTGCCAATTCCATTCCGGTTAAATCACAAACCATTGTTTGAAAATTTAACAATGCTTCTAATCTACCTTGTGCAATTTCTGCTTGGTAAGGAGTATAAGCAGTGTACCAACCTGGGTTTTCTAAAATATTACGCTGAATTACACTTGGCACAATAGCTTCATGATATCCTAAACCAATATAACTTTTAAATACTTTATTCTTTTCAGATAATTCTTTAATATGTGCTAAATATTCATATTCGCTCTTTGCAGGCGCTAAATCTAACTCATTTTCTAAACGAATATCATCCGGAACGGTTTCGTAAATTAACCGTTCTAAACTTTCCGCTTTTATCGTTGATAACATTTTTTCTTGTTCCTTTTTATTAGGTCCAATATGTCTGTTTTGAAACAAATTTGTATTCATTAACTAAAGTTTTATTTATGCATATTTCAATCGTTTTAGATGTTTGTTGTAAATACATAAAAAAGATTGATTTTTTCTGCAACAAAAATAAGAATTTTACAAGGTTCTAAGTTTGTTTAAAATTGATAAAAGTTAGTTAATTATCAACCAAATTTAAATGTTATGAACATAAAAGCTATTTTTGTCAAATGAAATTCTTAAAAACGCTGTTCAATTTTTATTTAAATGCAAGTATACATGTTGCATTGTCGGTTTATGCGTTTCTAAGGATTACCGAAATTTATTTAGATCTTCCTTATAATAGTAATCTTAATTATTTTATCTTTTTTGGTACCATAACAGGGTATAATTTTGTAAAATATGCAGGAGTTGCAAAACTGCATCATAGAAGTTTGGCAAAAGGCTTACAGAATATTCAAGTTTTTTCGTTTGTCTGTTTTATAGCACTGTGTTATTTTACCTATCAAGTGCCTTTACCTACGTTATATTACGCGATTCCTTTTTGTTTGCTAACCGTATTATATGCGGTACCTTTTTTAAGTGGGTTTGATAAAAATCTAAGAGAAATCAGTTATTTAAAAATTATTGTTGTGGCTTTAGTTTGGGCAGGATTTACAGTGTTAATTCCTGTAGTTGATGCAGAAAAAGAAATTTCTTTAAATGTACTTTTATTAATGTTACAACGATTTTTAATTGTGGTAGTTTTAATATTGCCTTTTGATATTAGAGACGTTATGTACGATGCAATTTCTTTACAAACAATTCCTAAAAAAGTTGGAGTTGAAAAGACCAGAAAATTGGGCCTTATGTTGCTTGTTTTTGCTTTAGTGTTAGAGTATCTAGTTGCTACGGTTGCAGAGGTAAAAACCCCTTTTATGCTTTTCTTTTTTCTGTTGGTTATTTTCTTAATGAGAGCTAAAACTACACAGTCTAAGTACTATAGTTCTTTTTGGGTAGAATTGTTACCTGTTGTTTGGTGGGTGTTTCTTTTAGGATATGATAATTTTTAAGGATGAAAAGGTCTTATTATACAAAAATTTTAAAATTATCAGAATAAATAAAATAGATATCATAAAACTTTAAAATAGCTTCTTATTTCCCTACTATATTTGTAGATTTACTCACTTAAATTCAACCAAGATTCTTAAGTAATGATTAGTACAAAAAGAAATTATATTTTCGATTTTGACAGTACCTTAACTAAGGTAGAAGCATTAGATGTTTTAGCAGAAATAACATTAGAAAACAATCCTAAAAAAGAGGCTATTATTCAAGAAATAATAGACATTACCAATTTAGGAATTGATGGTGAAATATCCTTTACAGAATCTTTAGAAAGAAGAATAAAGTTATTAAAAGCAAATAAAGCAGATTTATCTAATTTAATTGCAGCTTTAAAAAAACAAGTATCAAAATCTATAGAAAGCAATAAAGAGTTTTTTGAAAACTATGCAGATGATATTTATGTGATTTCTTGTGGTTTTAAAGAATTTATAGATCCTATTGTAGCAGAATACAATATACCTTCAGAAAGAGTGTATGCAAATACTTTTGAGTTTGCAAAAGATGGTGAAATTATTGGTTTCGATGCCAACAATCCATTGTCTCAACACAACGGAAAAATAAAGTGTTTAAAAGACATGAATCTCGAAGGAGAAATACAAGTTATTGGTGATGGGTATAGTGATTATGTTACTAGAGAAGCTGGTGTAGCAGATAAGTTTTTTGCTTACACAGAAAATGTTTCTAGAATTAAAACAACAGAAAACGCAGACCACATTGCCCCAAGTTTAGATGAATTTTTATACGTTAACAAGTTGCCAAGAAAAATATCGTACCCAAAGAATAGAATTAAAATATTATTATTAGAAAATGTACATCCAGATGCTTTTAAAAAGTTATCTACAGATGGATTTTCTGTAGAAACAGTTTCTAAAAGTTTGTCAGAAGATGAGTTGATAGAAAAAATAAAAGACGTACACGTTTTAGGTATTCGTTCTAAAACAAACGTTACGCAAAAAGTAGTAGACGCTGCAGATAAATTAATGGTAGTTAGTGCATTTTGTATTGGTACCAAACAAATAGATTTAGAAGCGTGTAAAGAAAAAGGAATCGTTGTTTTTAACGCTCCTTACAGTAATACACGTTCTGTTGTAGAATTAGCTATCGGAGAAATTATTATGTTAATGCGTAGTGTTTTTCAAAGAAGTACAGAAATTCACAATGGTCAATGGAATAAAACGGCAGAAGGTTCTAGAGAAGTTCGTGGTAAAAAATTAGGGATTGTTGGTTATGGTAATATTGGTAAGCAATTATCAATTTTAGCAGAAGCTTTAGGTATGGATGTCTACTATTATGATGTAGAAGATACATTAGGCTTAGGTAATGCCACTAAAGTAGATAAATTATCAGATTTATTAGCACTTTCCGATGTGGTTACTCTACACATAGATGACAATGCTGCAAACAAAAACTTTATAGGAGAAACAGAAATTTCTCAAATGAAAGATGGCGCAATTTTAGTCAACTTAGCAAGAGGTTTTGTGGTAGATATTCCTGCTTTGGTTGCTGCTTTAAAAAGCGGAAAATTAGCGGGTGCAGCAGTAGATGTGTATCCTTCTGAGCCAAGAAAAAATGGTGAGTTTTTTACAGAGTTACAAGGATTGCCAAATGTAATTTTAACACCACACGTTGGTGGAAGTACAGAAGAAGCGCAAAGAGATATAGCAGATTTTGTACCAAGTAAAATTATGGCGTATATTAATTCTGGTAATACTGTAGACGCAGTAAACTTTCCAAATATTCGTTTACCTAGACAAACAAATGCACACCGTTTTTTACATATTCATAAAAATGTGCCAGGTGTTATGGCTAAAATCAATAAAGTTTTAGCAGAATACGAGCTAAACATCAATGGTCAGTATTTATCTACAGATCCAAAAGTTGGGTATGTAATTACAGATTTAGATAAAGAATACAACAAAGAAGTTTTAGAGGCCTTAAGAGAAATTGAAGGAACCATAAAATTTAGAGTTTTGTATTAATGTAACAAATGAATAAATATTTATATATTTTTATTTTATTGATTTCTTGTAATTCCTTTTCTCAAATAGATTTTAAAACCTATTTTAAAAAAGCAGAAAATGGGTTCGAGTTTCTAGCAGATAATAATGAGTTTTGTCCGGTTTCGGTAGAAGTAGAATTAGAGTTGGTAAACTTATCTACATCAAACGGAAACTTTAAAACTTATGTAATTCCTGCAAGAACAAAAGGCTTTGTAATTACTACGTTAAAAGCAATAAAAGCAGGTAGATATAAATATAATTCAAAAACCAGATATAATTACGGAGACCTTGTTGCAAAAGATACCGTTGCAGCAGCAGAGTACATTTACAATCTTCCTTTTAAAAAAGGAAAAAAGTTTAAAGTGTCTCAAGGCTATAATGGTATAGAAACGCATCAGAAAGTAAATGCAATAGATTTTACCATGCCAATTGGTACAGAAATTTATGCAGCAAGAGAAGGCGTTGTTATTAAAGTTGTAGATACTAACACAAAAACATGCGTTACAAAAGGATGTTTAGAGTATAATAACGTAATTTTAATCTATCATAACGATGGTACAATTGCAGATTATTCTCACATTAACACCAATACAGCAGTCGTTAAAAAAGGCGATAAAGTAACAAAAGGTCAGTTAATAGCAAAAAGTGGAAATATTGGTTGGTCATCTGGCCCACATTTACATTTTGAAGTTTTTAAGCAAGAAATTCTCAAGCGAGAAACGCTTAAAACCAAGTTTAAAATTAACGACGGAACGGAAGCGCCTATTTACTTAGAAGAAAAAGTAAAATACCTTAGAAAGTATTAATTCACTTTATAAAATAACAACACCCTTCAGGTTTTTAAATTTGAAGGGTGTTTTTTTTTGAAGCTATTTCCTGCTTTCACTACTCGCTTTTTTTATCCTAAAAAGGAATAAAAAAGAGCTCAAACAAACCGCTCAATCAGGGCTAGACTAGTTTGATAAATGTTGTCATCTCGAGGAACGAAGCAATCTGTCTATAAAAGAACAAATCTTTTTTCACTTAAATTGGGTAAGAAACACAAAATGTAAAAAAGAAGATTAAGTGATTATTTTGTGCGTTATTGGCAACAGTAATTGACAACAAACAACTTTTATACTTTATTCATTCTCATAATCATGCACAAATTTAATACGAGGGCTGCTAGCCATCAAATTAGGATTTGTACCTTCAATACCTTCCGGAATTGGTTGGTTACGTGTTTTGTAATAAGTTTTCCAACTAGGCATTGGGGTTCCTGTACTGTCGTTAAACGTCATTGGGTGCGTAAGAAAAGGAATAGCATCTGTTGGTAAATCTTGAGAAGAAAACATTTTATAAACTAATTCTGAGCAATAATAAGAGTTGTCATCCCATAAAAAAATCTCATCATAAGGCGTATTTATTCTTTTTACTCCATACGCTATTGCATTATCTATGTAAGGTTGATAATAGTTATCTAGTCTTGCAACCGTTGTGGCAGATTTGTTAAACTTATTTTTATTTCTGTTCAGAAACTTTACTAAAGGAGTTTGAGAAACTCCCTCTTCAGGAATCGCCTCTATTACAAACCATTTTCCATCTTTTTTCATTGCCATACCAACATGCGAATAGTTTTTAGCTAATGAAGTTGCAGTTACATCTTTAATGGCATTATCAATATCGCCAGTTCCTGTATTTTGAAACAGTAAATCACCTTGTTTTAATTCAAAATTATTTTTGTTTTTATTGTTCTGACAACTGAACAAAACAATAGAGAGTAAAATAGGGATGCAAGTTTGCTTTAATGTTTTATGCATGGTTATTTTGTAATTTATTTTTTAGAATGTTTTTAAATTGTAGTAAACGTTTTTACGCACAAAAATCAGTAAGTAAAAACTAGATTTAAAATTTAAAAAAAAAATACACCATAAGGTAGTTGTTAAGGTGTATTGTTGCGAGTATTTTTTTTACAATTTTAATTTTTTTATGATTTTATCAAAATTTTCGGATTTAATAAAATTTTGTTTTTTCTTATTTACTTGTATTATATCAAGAAACCCTAGTTTTACTAGTGTTTTTAAATCTGATCTAGCAGTAAAATTAGAAACATTAAACCTTGTTTCTATTTCTTTATTACTTAATACTCTATCGGGGTCACCATTTAATAATTTGATTATTTGAGCTGTCCTCTCATTTATTTCAGGTATTTTCATGAATTTAGCTGCCTGAAAAACTTCTTTTTGTTTTCTGTTAATGTATTCTTTTAAAGCTTCATAGGATTTCTCCATTGTTTTAATGTGGTATGTAATAAAGTAGCTTAAATCATTGTCGTCTAATTCGGTATATAAATATGATTTTTCATACTGATTTTTTGTGTCTTGAATTATCTTCGAAATAGACAAATATTCTGTTAACCAATAGCCTTTTTTTAACATATACCAATAAAATAAAGCTCTAGCAGTTCTTCCGTTTCCGTCTGTGAATGGATGGATCCAACCAATCATAAAATGAATAATACAAGCTTTTATAATGGGATGTATAAAATCTGTTGTATCGTTGTTAAAAAAGGCACATAACTCATCAATTAGTTTTTCTAAATCCTTTTTTAAAGGAGGAGTATGAACAATTTCTCCTTTTGTATAATCAACAACATGAACATCATCATTCTTTCTAAAAGCACCTTCTTCATTAGAACTATCTAACGTTCCATTAGAAATTAGTTTATGTATGTATAGAATATTTTCTGTGGTTATATCTTTCTCTTTATTTTGAACAATATATTTCATTGTTATATAATTGTTCATGATCATCAGTTCAGATTTACTTTTAGGTTTTTTTTCAAGCTGAATCATTTCTTTAGCCTTTTTTCTTGTAGTATTTGCTCCCTCAATTTGGCTACTAGAAATAGATTCTTCTATTAATGAACTAATTATATACTTTGTTTTGTCAGTTTCTGCTATTCCTATATTACTACCAAGCGTTCCGCCTATATGCATATCAAATTTATGTAAAGCTCTTTGCATAAAATCTGTAACAATAAAAGAAAAGGAATAGTTTCCGAATTTAACGCTATTGGCTTTTAATATTCTATCTAGTTTAACTGCGTTCCATAGTTTATTTGCCGAATATTTTTTTGATTTGTATTTAACTTTATC
The nucleotide sequence above comes from Polaribacter butkevichii. Encoded proteins:
- the gcvP gene encoding aminomethyl-transferring glycine dehydrogenase; the protein is MNTNLFQNRHIGPNKKEQEKMLSTIKAESLERLIYETVPDDIRLENELDLAPAKSEYEYLAHIKELSEKNKVFKSYIGLGYHEAIVPSVIQRNILENPGWYTAYTPYQAEIAQGRLEALLNFQTMVCDLTGMELANASLLDESTAAAEAMALLYDIRERAQKKAGVNKFFVSEEILPQTISVLQTRSTPIGIELVIGNHEEFDFSDEFFGAILQYPGKHGQVYDYEQFVAKANENNIKVAVAADILSLVKLKAPAAFGVDVVVGTTQRFGIPLGYGGPHAGYFATKDCYKRSIPGRIIGVSKDKNGERALRMALQTREQHIKREKATSNICTAQVLLAVMAGMYAVYHGQKGLQFIADSVHNKTKLVADYLEKAGFNQLNTSYFDTLLVEIDCIKLKSIAESFKVNFNYVDEKHISISINEATTQKDLMTLFTIFGQLKKKPVSSEAESVGDFHQILTQESFNADFEVIPESLIRNTPFLENDVFNTYQSETDMMRYIKKLERKDLSLNHSMISLGSCTMKLNAASEMLPLSNPQWGNIHPFVPLNQAEGYQQVLKRLEHQLNVITGFAGTSLQPNSGAQGEFTGLMTIRAFHQANGDSHRNICLIPASAHGTNPASAVMAGMKVVVTKTDEKGNIDVEDLRAKAILHKDNLAALMVTYPSTHGVYERAIKEITQIIHNNGGQVYMDGANMNAQVGLTNPATIGADVCHLNLHKTFAIPHGGGGPGVGPICVAPQLVPFLPTNPVVATGGENAITAVSAAPWGSALVCLISYGYITMLGAKGLTDSTKNAILNANYIKERLHGNYNTLYSGEMNRAAHEMIIDCRDFKQNGIEVVDIAKRLMDYGFHAPTVSFPVAGTMMIEPTESESLAELDRFCDAMISIREEIKNATKGDDNNPLKNAPHTQEMLTADEWHLPYTRKQAAFPLDYIAENKFWPTVRRVDDAFGDRNLICSCIPIEDYI
- a CDS encoding UbiA family prenyltransferase produces the protein MKFLKTLFNFYLNASIHVALSVYAFLRITEIYLDLPYNSNLNYFIFFGTITGYNFVKYAGVAKLHHRSLAKGLQNIQVFSFVCFIALCYFTYQVPLPTLYYAIPFCLLTVLYAVPFLSGFDKNLREISYLKIIVVALVWAGFTVLIPVVDAEKEISLNVLLLMLQRFLIVVVLILPFDIRDVMYDAISLQTIPKKVGVEKTRKLGLMLLVFALVLEYLVATVAEVKTPFMLFFFLLVIFLMRAKTTQSKYYSSFWVELLPVVWWVFLLGYDNF
- the serA gene encoding phosphoglycerate dehydrogenase, with the translated sequence MISTKRNYIFDFDSTLTKVEALDVLAEITLENNPKKEAIIQEIIDITNLGIDGEISFTESLERRIKLLKANKADLSNLIAALKKQVSKSIESNKEFFENYADDIYVISCGFKEFIDPIVAEYNIPSERVYANTFEFAKDGEIIGFDANNPLSQHNGKIKCLKDMNLEGEIQVIGDGYSDYVTREAGVADKFFAYTENVSRIKTTENADHIAPSLDEFLYVNKLPRKISYPKNRIKILLLENVHPDAFKKLSTDGFSVETVSKSLSEDELIEKIKDVHVLGIRSKTNVTQKVVDAADKLMVVSAFCIGTKQIDLEACKEKGIVVFNAPYSNTRSVVELAIGEIIMLMRSVFQRSTEIHNGQWNKTAEGSREVRGKKLGIVGYGNIGKQLSILAEALGMDVYYYDVEDTLGLGNATKVDKLSDLLALSDVVTLHIDDNAANKNFIGETEISQMKDGAILVNLARGFVVDIPALVAALKSGKLAGAAVDVYPSEPRKNGEFFTELQGLPNVILTPHVGGSTEEAQRDIADFVPSKIMAYINSGNTVDAVNFPNIRLPRQTNAHRFLHIHKNVPGVMAKINKVLAEYELNINGQYLSTDPKVGYVITDLDKEYNKEVLEALREIEGTIKFRVLY
- a CDS encoding M23 family metallopeptidase, with protein sequence MNKYLYIFILLISCNSFSQIDFKTYFKKAENGFEFLADNNEFCPVSVEVELELVNLSTSNGNFKTYVIPARTKGFVITTLKAIKAGRYKYNSKTRYNYGDLVAKDTVAAAEYIYNLPFKKGKKFKVSQGYNGIETHQKVNAIDFTMPIGTEIYAAREGVVIKVVDTNTKTCVTKGCLEYNNVILIYHNDGTIADYSHINTNTAVVKKGDKVTKGQLIAKSGNIGWSSGPHLHFEVFKQEILKRETLKTKFKINDGTEAPIYLEEKVKYLRKY
- a CDS encoding YiiX/YebB-like N1pC/P60 family cysteine hydrolase; the encoded protein is MHKTLKQTCIPILLSIVLFSCQNNKNKNNFELKQGDLLFQNTGTGDIDNAIKDVTATSLAKNYSHVGMAMKKDGKWFVIEAIPEEGVSQTPLVKFLNRNKNKFNKSATTVARLDNYYQPYIDNAIAYGVKRINTPYDEIFLWDDNSYYCSELVYKMFSSQDLPTDAIPFLTHPMTFNDSTGTPMPSWKTYYKTRNQPIPEGIEGTNPNLMASSPRIKFVHDYENE
- a CDS encoding Fic family protein — its product is MIEKAPKYKEDNDTISLMVELRSNGILKSIQDEYLYWDKVKYKSKKYSANKLWNAVKLDRILKANSVKFGNYSFSFIVTDFMQRALHKFDMHIGGTLGSNIGIAETDKTKYIISSLIEESISSSQIEGANTTRKKAKEMIQLEKKPKSKSELMIMNNYITMKYIVQNKEKDITTENILYIHKLISNGTLDSSNEEGAFRKNDDVHVVDYTKGEIVHTPPLKKDLEKLIDELCAFFNNDTTDFIHPIIKACIIHFMIGWIHPFTDGNGRTARALFYWYMLKKGYWLTEYLSISKIIQDTKNQYEKSYLYTELDDNDLSYFITYHIKTMEKSYEALKEYINRKQKEVFQAAKFMKIPEINERTAQIIKLLNGDPDRVLSNKEIETRFNVSNFTARSDLKTLVKLGFLDIIQVNKKKQNFIKSENFDKIIKKLKL